A genomic region of Mycobacterium senriense contains the following coding sequences:
- a CDS encoding acyl-CoA dehydrogenase family protein, which translates to MSAKASDYHKRLSDFMTEYVFPAEAQYDKYREKAGPNDHTVPPVIEELKTKAKERGLWNLFLPAESGLTNLEYAPLAELTGWSLELAPEAINCAAPDTGNMETLHLFATEEQRKQWLEPLLAGEIRSAFSMTEPAVASSDARNIQTAIVRDGADYVINGRKWWTSGAADPRCKILIVMGRTNPEAASHQQQSMVLVPMDTPGVSVLRSTSVFGWQDQHGHCEIVYDNVRVPATNLLGEEGGGFAIAQARLGPGRIHHCMRALGGAERALALMVHRANNRIAFGRPLADQGLVQQAIAKSRNEIDQARLLCEKAAWTIDQHGNKAAHLLVSQIKAVAPQVACDVIDRAIQVHGAAGVSDDTVLARLYGWHRAMRIFDGPDEVHMRTIARTEIGREQAAFAAAVTPND; encoded by the coding sequence ATGTCGGCCAAAGCCAGCGACTACCACAAGCGGTTGTCCGACTTCATGACGGAATACGTCTTTCCGGCCGAGGCCCAATACGACAAATACCGCGAAAAAGCCGGCCCCAACGACCACACGGTCCCGCCCGTCATCGAGGAACTCAAAACCAAGGCCAAGGAGCGGGGCCTGTGGAACCTGTTCCTGCCGGCCGAGTCGGGGTTGACCAACCTCGAATACGCCCCGCTGGCCGAGCTGACCGGCTGGAGCCTGGAACTCGCCCCCGAAGCAATCAACTGCGCGGCCCCGGACACCGGCAACATGGAGACCCTGCACCTGTTCGCCACCGAGGAGCAGCGCAAGCAGTGGCTGGAGCCGTTGCTGGCCGGCGAGATCCGAAGCGCCTTCTCGATGACCGAGCCGGCGGTCGCGAGCAGCGACGCCCGCAACATCCAGACGGCCATCGTGCGCGACGGCGCCGACTACGTCATCAACGGGCGCAAGTGGTGGACGTCGGGCGCGGCCGACCCGCGGTGCAAGATCCTGATCGTGATGGGGCGTACCAACCCCGAGGCCGCGAGTCACCAGCAGCAGTCGATGGTGCTGGTGCCGATGGACACCCCGGGCGTGAGCGTGCTGCGCTCCACGTCGGTGTTCGGCTGGCAGGACCAGCACGGGCACTGCGAGATCGTCTATGACAACGTCCGGGTGCCGGCCACCAACCTGCTCGGTGAGGAGGGCGGCGGCTTCGCCATCGCCCAGGCCCGGCTGGGTCCGGGCCGCATCCACCACTGCATGCGCGCGCTCGGCGGGGCCGAACGCGCCCTGGCGCTGATGGTGCACCGCGCGAACAACCGCATCGCCTTCGGCCGGCCGCTGGCCGACCAGGGCCTGGTGCAGCAGGCAATTGCCAAGTCCCGCAACGAAATCGACCAGGCCCGACTGCTCTGCGAAAAGGCTGCGTGGACGATCGACCAGCACGGCAACAAGGCCGCGCACCTGCTGGTCTCGCAGATCAAGGCGGTGGCGCCGCAGGTGGCCTGCGACGTCATCGACCGGGCGATCCAGGTGCACGGCGCCGCCGGCGTCAGCGACGACACGGTGCTGGCCCGCCTGTACGGCTGGCACCGCGCCATGCGGATCTTCGACGGGCCCGACGAAGTGCACATGAGGACCATCGCGCGCACCGAGATCGGCCGCGAACAGGCGGCCTTCGCCGCGGCGGTCACACCGAATGACTGA
- a CDS encoding tyrosine-protein phosphatase gives MTEALRELSGGWNFRDVADGAPALRPGRLFRSGELSRLDDQGRTTLRELGITDVADLRANQEVTKRGPGLVPDGIEIHRLPLPDLGDDQPSDDDAPHETAFRRLFEGDVSQSDEEVNEAAIRHMIDEYRQFPTRNGAQRAVRQVFSMLAAGRSVLTHCFAGKDRTGFVIATVLEVLDVDRDTIVADYLRSNAAVPQLREHIYEMIQRRPDVELTPEVVTFTKARLADGVLGVRPEYLDAARQTIDQEFGSLDAYLRDAGVSEADVERLRGELLA, from the coding sequence ATGACTGAGGCGCTGCGAGAGCTGTCCGGCGGGTGGAACTTTCGCGACGTCGCCGACGGCGCGCCGGCGCTGCGCCCCGGGCGGTTGTTCCGGTCCGGTGAGCTGAGCCGGCTCGACGACCAGGGCCGCACCACGCTGCGCGAGTTGGGCATCACCGACGTCGCCGACCTGCGCGCGAACCAGGAGGTCACCAAGCGCGGTCCGGGTCTGGTTCCGGACGGCATCGAGATCCACCGGCTCCCCCTGCCCGACCTCGGCGACGATCAGCCCAGCGATGACGACGCGCCGCACGAGACCGCGTTTCGGCGGCTGTTCGAGGGCGACGTCAGCCAATCCGACGAAGAGGTCAACGAGGCCGCCATCCGGCACATGATCGACGAGTACCGGCAATTCCCGACCCGCAATGGCGCGCAACGTGCTGTGCGGCAGGTCTTTTCGATGCTGGCCGCCGGGCGTTCGGTGCTCACGCACTGCTTCGCGGGCAAGGACCGCACGGGTTTCGTGATCGCCACGGTGCTGGAAGTGCTCGACGTGGATCGCGACACCATCGTCGCCGACTACCTGCGCAGCAACGCCGCGGTGCCCCAACTGCGCGAGCACATCTACGAGATGATCCAGCGGCGCCCCGACGTCGAATTGACCCCGGAGGTCGTCACGTTCACCAAGGCCCGGCTCGCCGACGGTGTCCTCGGCGTGCGTCCCGAATACCTCGACGCCGCACGCCAGACCATCGACCAGGAATTCGGGTCGCTGGACGCCTATTTGCGCGACGCGGGTGTCAGCGAGGCGGACGTGGAACGTCTGCGCGGCGAGCTGCTCGCCTGA
- a CDS encoding DUF1348 family protein, which produces MSESRPPLPPFTHETALQKVQAAEDAWNSCDPERVSLAYTVDSHWRNRDEHIIGRNEIVAFLTRKWQRELDYSLRKSLWSFNGNRIAVRFQYECHDRSGQWYRSYGNELWEFTESGLMARREASINDVPIDESQRRYFGPRPESEHGQEIPLW; this is translated from the coding sequence ATGAGTGAATCCCGCCCCCCGTTGCCTCCGTTCACCCACGAAACCGCGCTGCAGAAGGTGCAGGCGGCCGAGGACGCGTGGAACAGCTGCGACCCTGAGCGCGTCAGCCTGGCCTACACGGTCGATTCGCACTGGCGCAATCGAGACGAGCACATCATCGGCCGCAACGAGATCGTGGCGTTCCTGACTCGCAAGTGGCAGCGCGAGCTGGATTATTCGCTGCGCAAGAGCCTGTGGAGTTTCAACGGCAACCGCATCGCGGTGCGTTTCCAATACGAGTGCCACGACCGGTCCGGCCAGTGGTACCGCAGCTACGGCAACGAGCTGTGGGAGTTCACCGAGTCGGGACTGATGGCGCGCCGCGAAGCCAGCATCAACGACGTGCCCATCGACGAGTCGCAGCGGCGCTACTTCGGGCCGCGCCCCGAGTCCGAACACGGCCAGGAGATCCCGCTCTGGTAG
- a CDS encoding aldehyde dehydrogenase family protein, with product MMTTESVASKTSDTTNGTAPTDIPATVARLRQTFATGRTRDIEWRKRQLLQLVKLMEENEAALAAALAEDLDRSPFEAYIADIATTAGEAKYAAKRVRRWTRRKYQLLELPQLPGRGWVEYEPYGTVLIIGAWNYPYYLTLGPAVGAIAAGNAVILKPSEIAAASAHVMAELVPKYLDNDAIAVVEGDGATSQELIAQGLDRVLFTGGTEIGRKVYEGAAPHLTPCTLELGGKSPVIVAADADVEVAAKRIAWMKLLNAGQTCVAPDYVLADAAIRDELVDKISAAITKFTSDKPDGMRVVNQRQFDRISGYLSGADGKVTVGGACDASSLRIQPAVVVDPDPNGPLMQNEIFGPVLPVITVQNLDEAIRFVNSRPKPLSAYLFTKRRETRERVIKEVPAGGMLVNHIAFQVSTAKLPFGGVGASGMGAYHGKWGFEEFSHRKSVLTKPTRPDLSSFIYPPYTERAFKMARRMF from the coding sequence ATGATGACCACCGAATCGGTTGCATCGAAAACCTCGGACACCACGAACGGGACCGCACCGACCGACATCCCCGCCACGGTTGCCCGGCTTCGCCAGACCTTCGCCACCGGACGCACCCGCGACATCGAATGGCGCAAGCGCCAGCTGCTGCAACTGGTGAAGCTGATGGAGGAGAACGAGGCCGCGCTTGCCGCGGCGCTCGCCGAAGACTTGGACCGCAGCCCGTTTGAGGCCTACATCGCCGACATCGCCACCACCGCCGGCGAAGCCAAGTACGCGGCGAAGCGGGTGCGCCGGTGGACGCGCCGCAAGTACCAACTGCTCGAGCTCCCGCAGCTGCCCGGACGCGGCTGGGTGGAGTACGAGCCCTACGGCACCGTGCTGATCATCGGCGCCTGGAACTACCCGTACTACCTGACGCTGGGCCCCGCGGTCGGAGCGATCGCCGCCGGAAACGCCGTCATCCTCAAGCCTTCGGAAATCGCGGCGGCGTCCGCGCACGTGATGGCCGAGCTGGTGCCGAAATACCTCGACAACGACGCCATCGCGGTGGTCGAGGGCGACGGCGCGACGAGCCAGGAACTCATCGCCCAGGGGCTGGACCGCGTGCTGTTCACCGGCGGCACCGAGATCGGCCGCAAGGTCTACGAGGGTGCGGCGCCGCACCTGACCCCGTGCACCCTGGAGCTCGGCGGCAAGAGCCCGGTCATCGTCGCGGCGGACGCCGACGTGGAGGTGGCCGCCAAGCGGATCGCCTGGATGAAGCTGCTCAACGCCGGGCAGACCTGCGTCGCACCCGATTACGTCCTGGCGGACGCCGCGATTCGCGATGAACTGGTCGACAAGATCAGCGCCGCCATCACCAAATTCACCTCCGACAAGCCGGACGGCATGCGGGTGGTCAATCAGCGCCAGTTCGACCGGATCAGCGGTTACCTGTCCGGAGCCGACGGCAAGGTCACCGTCGGCGGGGCGTGCGACGCGTCGAGCCTGCGTATCCAGCCCGCCGTCGTGGTGGATCCCGACCCGAACGGGCCGCTGATGCAGAACGAGATCTTCGGTCCGGTCCTGCCGGTGATCACCGTCCAAAACTTGGACGAGGCAATACGTTTCGTGAACTCGCGACCCAAACCGCTGTCGGCCTACCTGTTCACCAAGCGGCGCGAGACCCGCGAGCGGGTGATCAAGGAGGTGCCGGCCGGCGGCATGCTGGTCAACCACATCGCGTTCCAGGTGTCCACGGCCAAGCTGCCATTCGGCGGTGTCGGCGCGTCGGGAATGGGCGCCTACCACGGCAAGTGGGGGTTCGAGGAGTTCAGCCACCGCAAGTCGGTGTTGACCAAACCCACCCGGCCGGACCTGTCGAGCTTCATCTACCCTCCGTACACCGAGCGGGCTTTCAAGATGGCCCGCCGGATGTTCTGA
- a CDS encoding NAD(P) transhydrogenase subunit alpha — protein MYDELLANLAILVLSGFVGFAVISKVPNTLHTPLMSGTNAIHGIVVLGALVVFGSVEHPSLAVQIILFVAVVFGTLNVIGGFIVTDRMLGMFKGKKKPVPAKSEEPAAK, from the coding sequence ATGTACGACGAGCTACTGGCCAACCTGGCGATCCTGGTGCTCTCCGGATTCGTCGGGTTCGCGGTCATTTCCAAGGTGCCCAACACGCTGCACACGCCGCTGATGTCGGGCACCAACGCCATCCACGGCATCGTGGTGCTGGGCGCGCTGGTGGTGTTCGGCTCGGTCGAGCACCCCTCGCTGGCGGTGCAGATCATCCTGTTCGTCGCGGTGGTATTCGGAACGCTGAACGTCATCGGCGGATTCATCGTCACCGACCGGATGCTGGGCATGTTCAAGGGCAAAAAGAAACCGGTGCCCGCCAAAAGTGAGGAGCCGGCGGCCAAATGA
- a CDS encoding class I SAM-dependent methyltransferase, with amino-acid sequence MSSLRTHDDTWDIKSSVGTTAVMVAAARAIETEQPDALIRDPYARLLVNNAGAEVLWEAMLDPDVVAKIEAIDEESAARMQHMRGYQAVRTHFFDSYFADAVATGIRQVVILASGLDSRAYRLDWPDGTTVYEIDQPQVLDYKTTTLAENGVKPSADRREVAIDLREDWPAALRAAGFDPAQPTAWLAEGLLMYLPAEAQDKLFTQIGELSPAGSRVSAETAPMHAEERRQQMRERFKKVAEELGLEETVDVGELMYRDEHRANLADWLNENGWRATAQNSIDEMHRLGRGVQSSEVDEDRDAFSDFVIAERL; translated from the coding sequence ATGAGTTCACTGCGCACCCACGACGACACCTGGGACATCAAGAGCAGCGTCGGCACCACCGCGGTCATGGTCGCCGCCGCCCGGGCGATCGAGACCGAGCAGCCCGACGCGCTGATCCGCGACCCCTACGCCCGGCTGCTCGTCAACAACGCCGGTGCCGAGGTCTTGTGGGAGGCCATGCTCGACCCGGACGTGGTGGCCAAGATCGAGGCCATCGATGAAGAATCCGCGGCCCGCATGCAGCACATGCGCGGCTATCAGGCGGTGCGGACCCACTTCTTCGACTCATACTTCGCCGACGCCGTCGCCACCGGGATCCGGCAGGTGGTGATCCTCGCGTCGGGCCTGGACTCGCGGGCATACCGCCTCGACTGGCCGGACGGCACCACGGTTTACGAGATCGACCAGCCCCAGGTGCTGGACTACAAGACCACCACGCTGGCCGAAAACGGCGTCAAGCCTTCCGCCGATCGTCGCGAGGTGGCGATCGACCTGCGGGAAGACTGGCCCGCCGCGCTGCGCGCCGCCGGATTCGACCCGGCCCAGCCGACCGCCTGGCTGGCCGAGGGACTGCTGATGTACCTGCCCGCCGAGGCCCAGGACAAGCTGTTCACCCAGATCGGCGAGCTGAGCCCGGCAGGAAGCCGCGTCTCCGCCGAAACCGCACCGATGCACGCCGAGGAGCGGCGCCAGCAGATGCGGGAACGGTTCAAGAAGGTGGCCGAAGAGCTCGGCCTGGAGGAGACCGTCGACGTGGGCGAGCTGATGTACCGCGACGAGCACCGCGCGAACCTCGCCGACTGGCTCAACGAAAACGGCTGGCGCGCCACGGCGCAGAACTCGATCGACGAGATGCACCGCCTGGGCCGCGGGGTGCAGAGTTCCGAGGTGGACGAAGACCGGGACGCCTTCTCCGACTTCGTGATCGCCGAGCGGCTGTAA
- a CDS encoding Re/Si-specific NAD(P)(+) transhydrogenase subunit alpha, with translation MTNAQTTVGVVAESGADERRVALVPKAVASLVASGVAVVVESGAGERALLPDALYTEAGASIGDAWGAEVVVKVAPPTQAEVAKLRSGQTLIGFLAPRNAENSIGALKQAGVQAFALEAIPRISRAQAMDALSSQGNVSGYKAVLLAASESTRFFPMLTTAAGTVKPATVLVLGVGVAGLQALATAKRLGARTTGYDVRPEVADQVRSVGAQWLDIGIDASGEGGYARELTDEERAQQQKALEKAISGFDVVITTALVPGRPAPRLVTAAAVEAMKPGSVVVDLAGETGGNCELTEPGQTVVKHDVTIASPLNLPATMPEHASELYSKNITALLDLLITDGKLAPDFDDEVVADSCVTREKAEA, from the coding sequence ATGACAAATGCGCAGACGACGGTAGGAGTGGTCGCCGAATCCGGCGCCGACGAGCGGCGGGTCGCGCTGGTGCCGAAGGCGGTCGCGTCGCTGGTAGCCAGCGGCGTGGCGGTGGTCGTCGAGTCCGGTGCGGGCGAACGGGCGCTGCTGCCCGACGCGCTCTACACCGAGGCCGGGGCCAGCATCGGGGACGCGTGGGGCGCCGAGGTGGTGGTCAAGGTCGCGCCGCCGACCCAGGCCGAGGTCGCCAAGCTGCGCAGCGGTCAGACGCTGATCGGTTTCCTCGCGCCGCGCAACGCCGAGAACTCCATCGGCGCCCTGAAACAGGCCGGCGTGCAGGCGTTCGCGCTCGAGGCCATCCCACGTATCTCCCGCGCCCAGGCCATGGACGCGCTGTCGTCGCAGGGCAACGTGTCCGGCTACAAGGCCGTGCTGCTGGCGGCCTCGGAGTCCACCCGGTTCTTCCCGATGCTGACCACGGCCGCCGGCACCGTGAAGCCCGCCACCGTGCTGGTGCTCGGCGTCGGCGTGGCCGGGCTGCAGGCGCTGGCGACGGCCAAGCGGCTGGGCGCGCGCACCACCGGGTACGACGTCCGCCCCGAGGTCGCCGACCAGGTGCGGTCAGTGGGCGCGCAGTGGCTCGACATCGGCATCGACGCCTCCGGTGAGGGCGGCTACGCCCGTGAGCTCACCGACGAGGAGCGCGCCCAGCAGCAGAAGGCGCTGGAAAAGGCGATCAGCGGATTCGACGTCGTGATCACCACGGCGCTGGTCCCGGGACGCCCGGCGCCGCGCCTGGTCACCGCGGCCGCGGTGGAAGCGATGAAGCCCGGCAGCGTGGTGGTGGACCTGGCCGGCGAGACCGGGGGCAACTGCGAGCTCACCGAGCCCGGGCAGACGGTCGTCAAGCACGACGTCACCATCGCCTCGCCGCTGAACCTGCCGGCCACCATGCCCGAGCACGCCAGCGAGCTCTACAGCAAGAACATCACCGCGCTGCTCGACCTGCTGATCACCGACGGCAAGCTGGCTCCCGACTTCGACGACGAGGTCGTCGCGGACTCCTGCGTAACTCGCGAAAAGGCGGAGGCCTAG
- a CDS encoding LCP family protein, with product MGSGGSDRSHRWALRKGRSVAAVASAAVMAITGMGWTGYHTALGKIIISHALQNGATTLDGNQNILLMGLDSRLDQNGKPLPQDVYEALHAGDESSGGYNANVLIVVHISDGDGPVTAISIPRDDYAELPGCPGSVCTGKIKQAYGLAYQQSLNSQAAGNSGGAGATNLTAREQTAREAGRKAEINAVKDFLGISVDHFVEVTLGAFFQIAKAVEPITVCLNADTRDSYSGADFHQGVQRIDAADAMAFVRQRRDENDGSFTDFDRTRRQQAFLVSLVNAARSGGALSSVSGLRKLLQVARDNVAVDDGLDIMEFASRASQLSERPLSLYTLPIAGFGKDANGSDINQVDLPTIRRIVNERFMSDTAVALEAASPSTQPPPALAEPAILDVVNATSRDGLAGAIEDTFAGRGFTRGSATTAAAPADDSVIEYGQGADRAAQVLADQLHLPVTANSAVAAGTVRLTVGPQFPASDYLAHPGATTDPSGSGQVSAVAATGTGDRAPAPTDLSQMTAANVPCVK from the coding sequence ATGGGCAGTGGCGGATCCGACCGGTCGCACCGTTGGGCGCTGCGAAAGGGCCGGTCCGTCGCCGCCGTCGCTTCGGCCGCGGTCATGGCGATCACCGGTATGGGCTGGACGGGCTATCACACCGCGCTGGGCAAGATCATCATTTCGCATGCGCTGCAGAATGGGGCGACGACACTGGACGGCAACCAGAACATCCTGCTGATGGGTCTGGACAGCCGGCTGGACCAGAACGGTAAGCCGCTACCCCAAGACGTCTACGAGGCGCTGCACGCCGGTGACGAGAGCTCGGGCGGCTACAACGCGAATGTCCTTATCGTCGTGCATATTTCGGACGGCGACGGGCCGGTGACCGCGATATCGATTCCGCGTGACGACTACGCGGAGTTGCCGGGCTGCCCGGGATCGGTCTGCACCGGCAAGATCAAGCAGGCGTACGGCCTGGCCTACCAGCAGTCGCTGAATTCGCAGGCAGCCGGGAATTCGGGCGGGGCGGGCGCCACCAACTTGACCGCTCGCGAGCAGACCGCGCGCGAGGCCGGCCGCAAAGCCGAAATCAACGCCGTCAAAGACTTTCTGGGCATCTCGGTCGATCACTTCGTCGAGGTCACGCTGGGCGCGTTCTTTCAAATCGCCAAGGCCGTCGAGCCGATCACGGTGTGCCTCAATGCCGATACGCGGGACAGCTATTCAGGCGCGGACTTCCACCAAGGCGTTCAGCGCATCGACGCCGCGGACGCGATGGCCTTCGTGCGGCAGCGGCGCGACGAAAACGACGGCTCCTTCACCGATTTCGACCGCACCCGGCGACAGCAGGCGTTCCTGGTGTCGTTGGTCAACGCGGCTCGCAGCGGCGGCGCGCTGTCCAGCGTCAGCGGGCTGCGCAAACTGCTGCAGGTCGCCCGCGACAACGTCGCCGTCGACGACGGGCTGGACATCATGGAATTCGCTTCGCGCGCCTCGCAACTGAGCGAGCGGCCGCTGTCGCTCTATACCCTGCCGATCGCCGGCTTCGGCAAAGACGCCAACGGGTCCGACATCAACCAGGTCGACCTGCCGACCATCCGGCGCATCGTCAACGAGCGCTTCATGTCGGATACGGCGGTGGCGCTGGAGGCCGCATCGCCGTCCACCCAGCCCCCGCCGGCGCTGGCCGAACCCGCGATTCTCGACGTCGTCAACGCCACCTCGCGGGACGGACTCGCGGGTGCCATCGAGGACACTTTCGCCGGTCGCGGCTTCACCCGCGGCAGCGCCACCACCGCGGCGGCCCCGGCCGACGACAGCGTCATCGAGTACGGCCAGGGGGCCGACCGGGCCGCACAGGTTCTGGCCGATCAACTGCACCTGCCGGTGACGGCGAACAGCGCCGTGGCCGCCGGCACAGTGCGGCTGACCGTCGGACCGCAGTTCCCCGCATCCGACTACCTGGCCCACCCCGGTGCGACGACCGACCCATCCGGGTCCGGGCAGGTGAGTGCCGTGGCCGCCACCGGCACCGGCGATCGTGCGCCGGCACCGACCGACCTCAGCCAGATGACCGCCGCCAACGTGCCCTGCGTCAAGTAA
- a CDS encoding SDR family oxidoreductase has protein sequence MPGVQDRVIIVTGAGGGLGREYALTLAKEGASVVVNDLGGARDGTGAGHNMADEVVKEIKDAGGRAVANYDSVAESEGAENIIKTALDEFGAVHGVVSNAGILRDGTFHKMSFENWDAVLKVHLYGGYNVIRAAWPHFREQSYGRVVVATSTSGLFGNFGQTNYGAAKLGLVGLINSLALEGAKYNIHANAVAPIAATRMTEDILPKEVLEKLTPEYVAPVVAYLCTEENPNSASVFVVGGGKVQRVALFQNKGVNYDKPPTVEDIASHWGEITDLSAAKQADFKLG, from the coding sequence ATGCCCGGAGTGCAGGATCGCGTCATCATCGTCACCGGAGCCGGTGGAGGACTGGGTCGCGAGTACGCCTTGACCCTCGCCAAGGAGGGCGCCAGCGTCGTCGTCAACGACCTCGGCGGCGCCCGTGACGGCACCGGCGCCGGCCACAACATGGCCGACGAAGTGGTCAAGGAGATCAAGGACGCCGGCGGGCGGGCGGTTGCCAACTACGACAGCGTCGCCGAGTCCGAGGGCGCCGAGAACATCATCAAAACCGCGCTCGACGAATTCGGCGCCGTGCACGGCGTCGTCAGCAATGCCGGCATCCTGCGCGACGGCACCTTCCACAAGATGTCCTTCGAGAACTGGGACGCCGTGCTCAAGGTGCACCTCTACGGTGGCTACAACGTCATCCGCGCCGCGTGGCCGCACTTCCGCGAGCAGAGCTACGGCCGCGTGGTCGTCGCCACCTCCACCAGCGGGCTGTTCGGCAACTTCGGCCAAACCAACTACGGCGCGGCCAAACTCGGCCTGGTCGGCTTGATCAACAGCCTGGCGCTGGAGGGTGCGAAGTACAACATCCACGCCAACGCGGTCGCCCCGATCGCGGCGACCCGCATGACCGAGGACATCCTTCCCAAGGAAGTGCTCGAGAAGCTGACGCCCGAGTACGTCGCACCGGTGGTCGCCTACCTGTGCACCGAGGAAAACCCCAACAGCGCTTCGGTTTTCGTGGTCGGTGGCGGCAAGGTGCAGCGCGTCGCGCTGTTCCAGAACAAGGGCGTCAACTACGACAAGCCGCCGACGGTGGAGGACATCGCCTCGCACTGGGGCGAGATCACCGACCTGTCCGCGGCAAAGCAGGCCGATTTCAAGCTGGGGTAG